The DNA region TTTTTTTGCCTTGGGGAAAAAAAACGGATTGCTTGAGACAGCGAAGGGCCGGAAAGCTCCGGTGAAGTTTGCGAAGAAGAAGGAATTTCTACCATAAATTTATTTAGATTTATTATAGCACATTGAAATCCCCCAGATAATACCTGGCTTCTTCAAAATTATCCCCAAACCCCATTATTTTAGTAAAGCCGGATTTAAAATCGCTTAAAAATTTGTCAGCACTGCCATTTTCAACATCTCTTGCTTTTAAAAAACCTTCAAGAATAAAATTCCACAACACTTCGTCTTTTTGCGGCTCTTTTAACATTGTCAAAGCAAAATTAGCCATTTTTGTAAAAAGCGTAATTTTATCGGGAGCAGTATTGTTAAGCAGCGGCCCATGCGAAAGAGCGGTAGTAATAATAAGTTCGCCGCCTTTTTTTGAAATCAGTTCAACCCAAACAAAATTAAACGGTTCAAGATGG from Parcubacteria group bacterium includes:
- a CDS encoding DNA repair protein RecO, which encodes MNSYQTNALVLKREDIFEADRLYHLYTQDFGKVRATAGSVRKINAKLTGHLEPFNFVWVELISKKGGELIITTALSHGPLLNNTAPDKITLFTKMANFALTMLKEPQKDEVLWNFILEGFLKARDVENGSADKFLSDFKSGFTKIMGFGDNFEEARYYLGDFNVL